DNA from Streptomyces sp. NBC_01476:
GGCCTTCTCGAGGCGGCCGGCCAGCGCATGCGCGACGGCTTCCAGTAGACGGAGTTGGGCACCCTCAGCGTGATGAACGCGGACCAACGCTTGCTCCGGCAGTCCCAGGTCAAGCAGCAGGCGCACTTGTTCGGCCTGAACCGCACCGGCGTCGGCTCCGCCCGTCCGCACCGCCCGGTGAAGAAGCAGCCAGGCCAGGTCCCGGTAGCCAAGACGACGCAGCAGCCCTGCCGCCACCGCGTGCCCCCGCGAGCGAAGTTCGGCCGCATCGTCCTGGTCGGCACGTGGTGAACCGCCGGCCGAGATCAGAGGAGGCACGGCCAGGGCCAGACCGTGCTCGTCACCGGCACCCTCCGCCGCCTCCGCCACCACGAGAAGGTGCTCCAACTCGTTTCGCTCTGGGGATGTGTGCCCCGTACCCGAGTGGGAGCCGGCCAGTATCCGTCTCACCCGATAGGCGACCGCTCGCACTTCCGCGTGCTCAAGGCTCAGCGGCGGATACGGCTGGCCGGTCAGTTCACCGGCGTCCAGCCCGAGCGCGGAGGCCAGGGCCATCAACGTCCGACGCCGATCCACCCACTCGTGCCCTGCCTCAAGTGCCTCCACCCATGGGACATCCAGTCCGGCGCGAGCGGACAACTCCTCTTGGCTCAGCCCGCGGCGCGCACGCCATACCGCCAACGCCGCTCCGATCGGTCCGGCGGCCGGAGAGCCGTACTCCCGATGTCCCGAGCCTTCCACCGGTCTGCCCACCTCCGTTCGGCGCCGTCCCTACGATGAATTCCAGCGACACAGGGACCCGCGTTCGCCCTCCCCACGTGGCGCGCTCCTGCCCTTGGCGGGACACAGTAATCACGCCGACGCTCCACGGGCCAGCACCCGCTTACCTCGATGCCTCCAGTCCGCCTGCCTGCGACTTCTCATCATTCCAACTAGAGCTGGGGCGCTGGGTGGTGGCCTGTCCTCGTCCCCTCCGCGGATGGCCAGGGCTATGTTCACGACGGTGAACACCTCATGGCGATCGGGCCGATACGTTCTGTTACCCGATCGCGACTGGGAACTGATCCGAGCGAGGTCGTTCACCAGCGGTCCGCAACTGCCGCAGCGCAAGAACGCCCCACCCGGCCTGAGAAGGGAACATCGCTCGTGACCGAAACAACCGCCGAGTCAGCCCACGCCGCCGAACTGCGGGGCAAGCTCGTAGCGGAGTTGATGACCGCCGGCTCGATCGTGTCGAAGGAGGTCGAGGCGGCGTTCCTCACCGTGCCCCGGCATCTCTTCGCGCCCGGAGCGACGCCGGAAGAGGCGTACGCCCCCTTCAACGTTGTGGTCGCCAAACGGGACGAGCACGGGACCACGATCAGCTCGGTGTCCGCACCCTCGGTCCAGGCCGTGATGCTGGAGCAGGCCGGCCTCCGACCGGGCATGCGCTGCCTGGAGATCGGATCCGGCGGCTACAACGCCGCGCTGATGGCGGAGCTGGTCGGTACGGATGGTGAGGTCACGACCCTCGACATCGACCCGGACATCACCGACCGCGCCCGAACCTTCCTCACGGAGACCGGATACGACGACCGGGTGAATGTCGTCCTGGCCGATGGCGAAGAGGGCTGCCCCGAACACGCCCCCTACGACCGGACGATCGTGACCGTCGGGGCCTGGGACATCCCGCCGGCCTGGACTGACCAGCTCACCGAAGACGGCACTTTGACCGTCCCGCTGCGGATGCGCGGCCTGACCCGCTCGATCACCTTCGCCCGCGAAGCCGACCATCTGGTCAGCCGCTCGGCGAAGATCTGCGGCTTCGTGACGATGCAGGGCGCCGGCGCTCACCGGGAACGCCTGCTGCTCCTGCGCGGTGAGGAGATCGGACTGCGGTTCGATGAGGAGTTGTCGGCCGATCCGGATGCCTTGAACGGCGCGCTCGACACCGCGAGGACCGAGCTGTGGACGGGCGTGACGATCGGCCGCGCCGTGCCGTTCGACACACTCCAG
Protein-coding regions in this window:
- the fxlM gene encoding methyltransferase, FxLD system, with protein sequence MTETTAESAHAAELRGKLVAELMTAGSIVSKEVEAAFLTVPRHLFAPGATPEEAYAPFNVVVAKRDEHGTTISSVSAPSVQAVMLEQAGLRPGMRCLEIGSGGYNAALMAELVGTDGEVTTLDIDPDITDRARTFLTETGYDDRVNVVLADGEEGCPEHAPYDRTIVTVGAWDIPPAWTDQLTEDGTLTVPLRMRGLTRSITFAREADHLVSRSAKICGFVTMQGAGAHRERLLLLRGEEIGLRFDEELSADPDALNGALDTARTELWTGVTIGRAVPFDTLQMWLATALDGFCLMSVDPKLDTGLVAPQNRMACPAVVEGGSFAYLALRKLNDDPDEPDRTTFEFGAHGFGPEAAALAETMAGQIRVWDRDHRAGPGPLITVHPAATADEQLPEGRVITKRHVRVVISWPSAALPAAGQASQQHLDEKE
- a CDS encoding helix-turn-helix transcriptional regulator, with amino-acid sequence MGRPVEGSGHREYGSPAAGPIGAALAVWRARRGLSQEELSARAGLDVPWVEALEAGHEWVDRRRTLMALASALGLDAGELTGQPYPPLSLEHAEVRAVAYRVRRILAGSHSGTGHTSPERNELEHLLVVAEAAEGAGDEHGLALAVPPLISAGGSPRADQDDAAELRSRGHAVAAGLLRRLGYRDLAWLLLHRAVRTGGADAGAVQAEQVRLLLDLGLPEQALVRVHHAEGAQLRLLEAVAHALAGRLEKATSLLDAVAERAESDDAHAVVAAVRVAVAVEAGDFGAAAEYALVAQPQQLLPAARTALLVHLAAAAAHAGRTEEAAEHLEQAEATAPLRFLLDPFARELMAALSARVTDPDVAVRLRDAAQRAGLP